One Amycolatopsis thermophila DNA segment encodes these proteins:
- a CDS encoding MSMEG_6728 family protein encodes MQTFLPYPGFAESARVLDARRLGKQRVETLQVLRALTVPGYGWRHHPAAKMWTGYEEALTRYGLEVCRVWCAAGHRDTCAVKLGEDLRRATGVAEPRPEEALREAGEMPPWLGDTDFHRSHRSALVRKDPEHYRRWFPGVPDDLPYVWPVSDRPARVVHA; translated from the coding sequence ATGCAGACGTTCCTGCCCTACCCCGGGTTCGCCGAGTCCGCGCGGGTGCTGGACGCGCGGCGACTGGGCAAGCAGCGGGTGGAGACGCTGCAGGTGCTGCGGGCGCTGACGGTGCCGGGGTACGGGTGGCGGCACCACCCGGCGGCGAAGATGTGGACCGGGTACGAGGAGGCGCTGACCCGGTACGGGCTCGAGGTGTGCCGGGTGTGGTGCGCGGCCGGGCACCGCGACACGTGCGCGGTCAAGCTGGGTGAGGACCTGCGGCGGGCGACCGGGGTGGCCGAGCCGCGGCCGGAGGAGGCGCTGCGCGAGGCGGGGGAGATGCCGCCGTGGCTGGGGGACACCGACTTCCACCGGAGCCACCGGTCGGCGTTGGTGCGCAAGGATCCGGAGCACTACCGGCGGTGGTTTCCGGGTGTGCCGGACGATCTGCCGTACGTGTGGCCTGTGTCGGACCGGCCGGCGCGGGTGGTTCATGCGTGA